From the Flavobacterium gyeonganense genome, the window AATTCTTAAATAAGAACCATCTTCAACAAATCTGTTAGAAATTCTGCCATTGCCATTTGGGTCATTCAGTGTAATTCTTGGTACATCTGTATTTTCGTTTGTACCCGGTTCAAAGGCATTTAAAGCCTGAGTGCTTACATTTCCAAATCGGTCTCCAAATCCCGGATAGATTCCGTCAATATAATGACGTGTAAAGTTGTAGATCTGATTACCCTGACTTCCTGTTAGTACAATTGATAAACTAAGATTTTTGTATTTAAAGTTGTTTGTAAATGAATATGTAAAATCAGGAATTGCATCTCCAATAGCGGTTTGGTCTTTACTGTCAATTTTTCCGTCATTATTAAGATCTTTAAAACGAATATCTCCAATTCCGGTTCCAGTTTCCTGTGTTGGTCCCGCAGCTAATTCGGCAGCATTTTTGAATAAACCATCTGTTACGTATCCGTAAAATTGCCCTACAGGTTGTCCTTCTGTAGTTCTGGTAACGTTGTATAAATCAAATTGTACCTTTCCTAGTAAAGATTTGCCCTGTCCTTGAAAACTGGTTAGTTTGTTAGTGTATTTTGAGAAAATAACAGTGCTGTCCCATGAAAAATCATCTGTAACGATATTTCTGGTATTTAATGTAAGGTCAATTCCTTTAGTTACAATTTCACCTGTATTCAGATAATAATTAAGTGCACTTTGATTTGACTCATCATTGATTTGTTTTGTAAGGAAATCAGATGAGTTTTTAACATAATAATCAAAATCTAATTTTACTCTGTTATTAAGCGTCGCCAATTCAAAACCAGCGTTAAGAGATTTAAGTGACTCCCATTTGATATTAGGATTACCTAAATTATCAATAGTAGGAGATACGCCTCCAAAAGGAGATGCAAGTAGTGACAGGATAGTCTGGTACCTGTTTGCCGGTATATTTTGATTTCCTACGGCACCGTAACCCGCTCTAAATTTCAAATAATCGATGCTATTTGACAAAGGTTCAAAGAACTTTTCGTTACTAACTGTCCATCCTCCTGAAAACGAAGGGAAATAACCCCATTTGTTGTTAGGACCAAAGTTTGATGAAGCATCCGCTCTTAATGAAGCAGAGAAGGAGTATCTGTCAGAAAAACTATAATTCAATCTTGAAATATAAGATGTCATAGACCATCTTCCTGAACCATTTCCGTTAAGTGCAGTATCGATATCACCTATATTTAAGTTTGTAAAATCTTTATTTAAAAATGCCCCCGTTCTATAACCACTTAAATATTCATATTTGCTTTCCTGCGCTTCCTGGCCTAGTAGTAAAGTAAAATTATGTTTGTCGTTTATCGTTTTGTTATATGTCAGATAATTTTTGATATTCCAATAATAACTCTGATCCTGCTGTTTAAATGACTTGTTTAAAAGTTCAGATACATTTCCTAAAGTATATTTAGGTACAAAAGTGCCACTTTTAGCAAAGTTAAGGTCGTATCCTAATTCGGTTCTGAAAACCAATCCTTTGATAAGGGTGAAATCAGCGAATAAATTACCATTAATTTTGAATCTTTCTGTAGTCGAATTGTTGTATTCGGCCAGAGCAATTGGGTTGGTTGCTTCGTTTGCAGAAGATCCTAAACCGCTTGTTGGACCTGCAAATGCTCCACTGGCATCCCTAACTGGTAATTCTGGTGATTGTCTCAATGTATTCATTACTAAACCACCTCTGTCATCGTTTCTTACTACTTTCTGCGATGACTTACTTACAGATAAGTTGTTACCTATTTTTAGCCAGGATTTAACATTAGAATCTACATTTAATCGCATCGATAATCTGTTAAAATCCGAGTTTAAAACAA encodes:
- a CDS encoding SusC/RagA family TonB-linked outer membrane protein, whose translation is MELQKEKDINGAVSSIKASDIQDKPFTSIDQALVGKAAGVNVTQNSGTPGGGISVQIRGITSINGNEPLYVIDGTPVFADKNNDTFSFSALGGGNGQTKSSALSGLNISDIESIDILKDASATAIYGANGANGVVLITTKKGKKGKSKFTYETYLANQEVTNNVDVLNLPEYARYQSKIFTLSGEPVPFQYQKPDLLGNGTNWQDELFRSAAMYSHQLSFSGEKEGTRYYTSLNYFDQEGIVLNSDFNRLSMRLNVDSNVKSWLKIGNNLSVSKSSQKVVRNDDRGGLVMNTLRQSPELPVRDASGAFAGPTSGLGSSANEATNPIALAEYNNSTTERFKINGNLFADFTLIKGLVFRTELGYDLNFAKSGTFVPKYTLGNVSELLNKSFKQQDQSYYWNIKNYLTYNKTINDKHNFTLLLGQEAQESKYEYLSGYRTGAFLNKDFTNLNIGDIDTALNGNGSGRWSMTSYISRLNYSFSDRYSFSASLRADASSNFGPNNKWGYFPSFSGGWTVSNEKFFEPLSNSIDYLKFRAGYGAVGNQNIPANRYQTILSLLASPFGGVSPTIDNLGNPNIKWESLKSLNAGFELATLNNRVKLDFDYYVKNSSDFLTKQINDESNQSALNYYLNTGEIVTKGIDLTLNTRNIVTDDFSWDSTVIFSKYTNKLTSFQGQGKSLLGKVQFDLYNVTRTTEGQPVGQFYGYVTDGLFKNAAELAAGPTQETGTGIGDIRFKDLNNDGKIDSKDQTAIGDAIPDFTYSFTNNFKYKNLSLSIVLTGSQGNQIYNFTRHYIDGIYPGFGDRFGNVSTQALNAFEPGTNENTDVPRITLNDPNGNGRISNRFVEDGSYLRIQNVSLSYDLPDRMFENTILTKVRLYVNVQNLYTFTKYSGFDPALGNLDQNITLSGIDLGRYPVPRVTSAGVNIEF